One Polypterus senegalus isolate Bchr_013 chromosome 10, ASM1683550v1, whole genome shotgun sequence DNA segment encodes these proteins:
- the rpusd4 gene encoding mitochondrial RNA pseudouridine synthase rpusd4, with protein MAAPVCRNARPVLPRWSALSTRFRGFSSRPARTPVRPVESADGTGGGLKAEDLAEKIRREKRDAAVEKKQQQQVPTSPLQERVRELKKLSGQLQQVHPNVLAKVLKQGLLFENENLIVVNKPYGVPMDGGPNVKNNIADILPTLAKMLGGMRAEPLHICHRLDKETTGAFVLAKSQGAAECIRKLLKTHQLERKYWAVTVGVPVPSEGVIDIPIVEKEIAGPQPHFKMALSPLYRLNEESDKMTRIRPAQGAQSAVTRYGVLSSTGNSALLEVQPVTGVKHQIRVHMAYGLGCQILGDHKYAHWNKLAPQKLPERMLQKLGLEQAKVRHLPLHLHLRQLILPGVEGQEEIRVICPLPKFFFGSLKKLKIKLPDKDKK; from the exons ATGGCGGCGCCCGTCTGTCGAAACGCGCGCCCGGTGCTCCCGCGCTGGTCGGCGCTCTCCACACGTTTTCGCGGTTTTTCGTCGCGTCCCGCTCGCACACCAGTGAGGCCGGTGGAGAGCGCGGACGGCACCGGTGGTGGACTGAAAGCGGAGGATTTAGCCGAGAAGATACGCAGGGAAAAGCGAGATGCAGCGGTGGAAAAGAAGCAGCAACAGCAG GTCCCCACCTCCCCTCTTCAGGAGCGTGTACGGGAGCTGAAAAAGTTGAGTGGCCAGCTGCAGCAAGTCcaccccaatgtcctggccaaaGTGCTGAAGCAGGGgcttttgtttgaaaatgagaATCTCATTGTGGTGAACAAGCCCTATGGCGTCCCAATGGATG GTGGCCCTAATGTGAAGAACAACATAGCTGACATCTTACCCACTCTTGCAAAGATGCTTGGAGGGATGCGAGCAGAGCCCCTGCACATATGCCATAGATTGGACAAGGAGACGACAGGTGCCTTTGTGCTGGCCAAAAGTCAGGGGGCTGCAGAATGTATACGCAAACTTTTGAAAACCCACCAACTGGAGAGAAAATACTG GGCTGTGACTGTCGGGGTACCTGTTCCTTCAGAAGGAGTGATTGACATCCCAATTGTGGAGAAGGAAATTGCCGGACCTCAACCTCACTTTAAG ATGGCCCTGTCTCCTCTCTACAGACTGAATGAGGAATCTGACAAAATGACTCGAATTCGACCTGCACAGGGTGCTCAGAGTGCTGTGACACGATATGGCGTCTTGAGCAGCACAGGCAACAGCGCACTGCTGGAGGTGCAGCCAGTCACAG GTGTGAAGCATCAGATCCGCGTCCACATGGCCTATGGCCTGGGTTGCCAGATTCTGGGAGACCACAAATATGCCCATTGGAATAAATTAGCGCCTCAG AAACTTCCAGAAAGGATGCTACAGAAGCTGGGACTGGAACAAGCCAAAGTACGTCATCTGCCTCTTCACCTACATTTACGCCAGTTGATTTTACCAGGGGTCGAAGGCCAGGAGGAGATCCGTGTAATTTGCCCACTGCCAAAGTTTTTCTTTGGATCATTGAAGAAGCTGAAAATCAAATTACCAGACAAAGACAAAAAGTGA
- the mmp25a gene encoding matrix metalloproteinase-25, translated as MTRFILGLLLASVVVGGAKSARPRSVDVSKGVDWLTRYGYLPPPDPMTAQLQTREGIEEAIRTMQRFGGLKETGKLDAATLSLMQKPRCSLPDIIGTSELLRRRRRRRRYALSGLLWQKRSLTWKVNTYPKSEQNKNLDSQTIDSIMYYALKVWGDAVPLTFQQLSPKGSDTPDIVVDFSSSYHDDGYPFDGAGGTLAHAFFPGEHPISGDTHFDDEETWTILQQGADQGTDLYTVAIHEFGHALGLAHSSSSSSIMAPYYQGPVGHPTTFQLHTDDLQGIQQLYGRKDSPSKPTTRTMTTPALPKVPSQPPPRATRFPQPNLPNRCLGDFDAIANIRGEVFFFKNEFFWRIQRTGSLVSLNPAQVSNFWKGLPKNFKKIDAVYERPGDSKIVFIIRDQYWLFKDTTVLPGYPRPLTEFGLPSGGVDAAFIWAHNGKTYFFRNKYFWRYDEQKRTMDQGYPKEVSLWQGIPEDLDDVISWGEAGDTYFFKGNEYWIQKKGGIDQAIGTSKSVAVDWMRCSPRPTASQPPVKNPKSKDKVCTCDFNAGTGLLASTLSYWLVILSFLPIMVSL; from the exons ATGACACGCTTCATACTGGGACTGCTGCTGGCCAGCGTCGTAGTCGGCGGAGCGAAAAGCGCAAGACCGCGATCAGTGGATGTCAGCAAGGGTGTG GACTGGCTTACCCGGTATGGCTACCTCCCTCCTCCAGACCCAATGACAGCACAACTGCAGACCAGAGAGGGGATCGAGGAAGCCATCAGAACCATGCAGAGGTTCGGGGGTCTGAAAGAGACGGGAAAGCTGG ACGCCGCGACCCTGTCGCTGATGCAGAAGCCCCGCTGCTCCCTGCCCGACATCATCGGCACCTCGGAGTTGCTGCGCCGCAGACGGCGGCGGAGACGCTACGCGCTCAGCGGGTTGCTGTGGCAGAAGAGGAGTCTCACCTGGAA ggTAAACACTTACCCCAAATCTGAGCAGAACAAAAACTTGGATTCTCAGACCATTGACTCCATCATGTACTACGCTCTTAAAGTATGGGGGGATGCAGTGCCACTCACCTTCCAGCAGCTCTCTCCAAAAGGCTCGGATACTCCAGATATCGTGGTGGACTTCAGCAGCTCCTACCATGACGACGGCTACCCATTCGATGGCGCCGGTGGTACACTGGCACATGCATTTTTCCCTGGTGAACACCCCATTTCAGGTGACACCCACTTCGATGATGAAGAAACCTGGACAATTCTACAGCAAGGAG CTGACCAGGGCACAGACTTGTACACGGTGGCCATCCACGAGTTTGGACACGCTCTTGGTCTGGCTCACTCATCTTCTTCTAGCTCAATCATGGCTCCCTACTATCAAGGACCGGTGGGTCATCCGACCACCTTCCAGCTGCACACTGATGATCTTCAAGGGATCCAGCAGTTGTATG GTAGGAAGGACTCTCCAAGCAAGCCCACCACTCGAACGATGACCACACCAGCTCTGCCTAAGGTTCCCAGCCAACCTCCACCGAGGGCCACACGCTT CCCACAACCAAACCTTCCAAACCGTTGCCTGGGGGACTTTGATGCTATCGCCAACATCCGAGGAGAGGTGTTCTTCTTCAAGA ATGAGTTTTTTTGGAGGATACAGCGGACTGGCTCCCTCGTCTCCCTTAATCCGGCTCAAGTTTCCAACTTCTGGAAGGGTCTTCCTAAAAATTTCAAGAAGATAGATGCAGTTTATGAGCGGCCAGGAGACAGCAAAATTGTCTTCATTATCA GAGACCAGTATTGGCTGTTTAAAGATACTACGGTACTGCCTGGATACCCTCGTCCACTTACCGAATTTGGTCTGCCTTCCGGGGGAGTTGATGCCGCCTTCATCTGGGCTCACAATGGCAAAACATACTTTTTCCGTAACAAGTATTTCTGGCGGTATGATGAGCAGAAAAGGACCATGGACCAGGGATATCCAAAAGAAGTGTCACTGTGGCAGGGCATTCCAGAGGATCTTGATGATGTCATCAGTTGGGGAGAAG CTGGTGATACGTATTTCTTCAAGGGTAACGAGTACTGGATTCAGAAAAAAGGTGGCATAGACCAAGCAATAGGCACATCCAAATCAGTGGCAGTGGACTGGATGAGATGCTCTCCACGGCCTACGGCCAGTCAGCCCCCAGTCAAGAACCCCAAATCGAAGGACAAAGTTTGCACCTGTGACTTTAATGCTGGGACAGGCCTTCTGGCCAGCACATTAAGCTACTGGCTGGTGATCCTTTCTTTTTTGCCCATAATGGTATCTCTTTAA